In one Suricata suricatta isolate VVHF042 chromosome 9, meerkat_22Aug2017_6uvM2_HiC, whole genome shotgun sequence genomic region, the following are encoded:
- the SCAMP5 gene encoding secretory carrier-associated membrane protein 5 isoform X1, whose amino-acid sequence MAEKVNNFPPLPKFIPLKPCFYQDFEADIPPQHLSMTKRLYYLWMLNSVTLAVNLVGCLAWLIGGGGATNFGLAFLWLILFTPCSYVCWFRPIYKAFKTDSSFSFMAFFFTFMAQLVISIIQAVGIPGWGVCGWIATISFFGTNIGSAVVMLIPTIMFTVVAVFSFIALSMVHKFYRGSGGSFSKAQEEWTTGAWKNPHVQQAAQNAAMGAAQGAMNQPQTQYSATPNYTYSNEIY is encoded by the exons ATGGCAG AGAAAGTGAACAACTTCCCACCATTGCCCAAATTCATCCCCCTGAAGCCATGTTTCTACCAAGACTTTGAGGCAGACATTCCTCCCCAGCATCTCAGCATGACCAAGCGCCTCTACTACCTCTGGATGT TGAACAGCGTCACGCTGGCCGTGAACCTGGTGGGCTGTCTCGCGTGGCTGATCGGAGGCGGGGGAGCCACCAACTTTGGCCTGGCCTTTCTCTGGCTCATCCTCTTCACACCCTGCTCCTACGTCTGCTGGTTTCGGCCCATTTACAAGGCCTTCAA GACTGACAGCTCCTTCAGCTTCATGGCATTCTTCTTTACCTTCATGGCCCAGCTAGTCATCAGCATCATCCAGGCTGTGGGCATCCCAGGCTGGGGCGTCTG CGGCTGGATCGCCACCATCTCCTTCTTTGGAACAAACATTGGCTCAGCAGTGGTGATGCTCATTCCCACCATCATGTTCACGGTTGTGGCTGTGTTTTCCTTCATTGCCCTGAGCATG GTTCATAAATTCTACCGGGGCAGTGGGGGCAGTTTCAGCAAAGCTCAGGAGGAGTGGACCACGGGAGCATGGAAGAACCCACACGTGCAGCAGGCGGCCCAGAATGCAGCAATGGGGGCGGCCCAGGGTGCCATGAATCAGCCGCAGACTCAGTATTCCGCCACCCCCAACTACACATACTCCAATGAGAT ATATTAA
- the SCAMP5 gene encoding secretory carrier-associated membrane protein 5 isoform X2 has protein sequence MAEKVNNFPPLPKFIPLKPCFYQDFEADIPPQHLSMTKRLYYLWMLNSVTLAVNLVGCLAWLIGGGGATNFGLAFLWLILFTPCSYVCWFRPIYKAFKTDSSFSFMAFFFTFMAQLVISIIQAVGIPGWGVCGWIATISFFGTNIGSAVVMLIPTIMFTVVAVFSFIALSMVHKFYRGSGGSFSKAQEEWTTGAWKNPHVQQAAQNAAMGAAQGAMNQPQTQYSATPNYTYSNEMISTA, from the exons ATGGCAG AGAAAGTGAACAACTTCCCACCATTGCCCAAATTCATCCCCCTGAAGCCATGTTTCTACCAAGACTTTGAGGCAGACATTCCTCCCCAGCATCTCAGCATGACCAAGCGCCTCTACTACCTCTGGATGT TGAACAGCGTCACGCTGGCCGTGAACCTGGTGGGCTGTCTCGCGTGGCTGATCGGAGGCGGGGGAGCCACCAACTTTGGCCTGGCCTTTCTCTGGCTCATCCTCTTCACACCCTGCTCCTACGTCTGCTGGTTTCGGCCCATTTACAAGGCCTTCAA GACTGACAGCTCCTTCAGCTTCATGGCATTCTTCTTTACCTTCATGGCCCAGCTAGTCATCAGCATCATCCAGGCTGTGGGCATCCCAGGCTGGGGCGTCTG CGGCTGGATCGCCACCATCTCCTTCTTTGGAACAAACATTGGCTCAGCAGTGGTGATGCTCATTCCCACCATCATGTTCACGGTTGTGGCTGTGTTTTCCTTCATTGCCCTGAGCATG GTTCATAAATTCTACCGGGGCAGTGGGGGCAGTTTCAGCAAAGCTCAGGAGGAGTGGACCACGGGAGCATGGAAGAACCCACACGTGCAGCAGGCGGCCCAGAATGCAGCAATGGGGGCGGCCCAGGGTGCCATGAATCAGCCGCAGACTCAGTATTCCGCCACCCCCAACTACACATACTCCAATGAGAT